From the Musa acuminata AAA Group cultivar baxijiao chromosome BXJ1-2, Cavendish_Baxijiao_AAA, whole genome shotgun sequence genome, one window contains:
- the LOC135612176 gene encoding uncharacterized protein LOC135612176, with translation MVELAVALAPADPSFFLSAPSSPRPFGDPAGCYYYTSAPASPSRAAAIYTDLYGPEEKPASPRPGSGDDEVPEFSFCFHGKPVEEWPTLPITAADELFEEGIIRTVTPSWVENGGGGAPQIAEDGLRRERGRRTLSSFSGASPRGLRGSTSLSALRGGYEGDLPKPPSSSPATSALSKGGGSKKWKFSDLFLFRSASEGRATGRGSKDPLRKYTLPPPSSCTKRGANGGGSTRRGSASLPSAHEIYYSANRAAAEEQKRKQMTPLAYQRHGLFGYLSDNPAIHSITKGFGGSSLFSRRQR, from the coding sequence ATGGTGGAGTTGGCCGTCGCCCTGGCGCCCGCCGACCCTTCCTTCTTCCTGAGCGCACCGTCGAGCCCGAGGCCGTTCGGCGATCCCGCCGGCTGCTACTACTACACCAGCGCGCCTGCCAGCCCTTCTCGAGCTGCGGCAATCTACACCGACTTGTACGGTCCGGAGGAGAAGCCTGCAAGCCCGAGACCGGGCAGCGGCGACGACGAGGTACCGGAGTTCTCCTTCTGCTTTCACGGGAAGCCCGTGGAGGAGTGGCCGACGCTGCCTATCACCGCTGCCGATGAGCTTTTTGAGGAGGGCATCATTCGGACCGTGACGCCGTCGTGGGTCGAGAATGGAGGAGGTGGTGCTCCTCAGATCGCGGAGGATGGCTTGAggcgagagagagggaggaggactctgTCTTCCTTTTCCGGCGCTTCTCCCAGAGGCCTGAGAGGGTCGACGTCCCTCTCTGCTCTAAGAGGAGGCTACGAGGGGGACCTGCCAAAGCCTCCCAGCTCCTCCCCGGCCACCTCCGCTTTGTCGAAGGGTGGCGGAAGCAAGAAGTGGAAGTTTTCCGACCTGTTCCTCTTCCGCAGCGCATCCGAAGGGCGCGCAACGGGACGAGGAAGCAAGGACCCGCTGCGCAAGTACACCCTGCCTCCTCCCTCCTCGTGTACCAAGCGGGGGGCCAACGGCGGTGGATCGACGAGGAGAGGATCTGCGAGTTTGCCGTCAGCACACGAGATATACTACTCGGCAAACCGAGCAGCGGCGGAGGAGCAGAAGAGGAAGCAGATGACACCTCTGGCTTACCAACGCCACGGCTTGTTCGGCTACCTCAGCGACAACCCGGCCATCCACAGCATCACGAAGGGGTTCGGTGGCTCCTCCTTGTTCTCTCGCAGGCAACGGTGA